The Sandaracinus amylolyticus genomic interval GCAGCCCGCTCGACGGCACCTCGGTCGAGAAGGCCGGCCTCCGACAGCTCCCCGGGCTCTTCCTCGCCGAGGTCGAGCGCGGGGACGACGTCGAGCCCGCCGTCGGTCCCGAGTTCGTGCTGCGCGGCGGTGATCGGCTGATCTTCGTCGGGCTCGTGCAGTCGGTCGCGGACCTGACGAACGTGCGCGGGCTCGTTCCCGTCGCCGACGGCGACGGCATCGAGCTCGACGTGCCGCGCACCGACCGCATCTTCTGCGAGGCGGTCGTCAGCGTGACCTCGCCGATGGTCGGCAAGAGCATCCGCGACGGGCGCTTCCGCAGTCGCTACGGCGCGGCGGTGCTCGCGGTGCATCGCAACGGCGAGCTCATCAAGCGCAAGGTCGGCGACATCGTGCTGCAGCCCGGCGACACGCTGCTCGTCGAGGGCCCCCCGCGCTTCCTCGAGGAGCAGCGCGATCGCGGCGACTTCTTCCTCGTCTCGGCGGTCGAGGGGCGCGCGCCGGTGCGCCACGACCGTGGCTGGATCGCGATCGCGATCCTCGGCGCGGTGGTGCTCGGCGGCGCGCTCGAGCCGTGGACGAACCTCGACGTGCTGCCGTTCGCGCTCGCGGGCGGCGCGCTGATGATCGTGACCGGCTGCTGCACGATGGAGCAGGCGCGGCGCTCGATCGACTGGAGCGTGCTCTTCTCGATCGCGGGCGCGCTCGTGGTCGCGCGGACGCTGGAGTCGACCGGCGCGGCGGCGGTGATGGCGAGCGGCGTGGTCGCGATCGCGCAGCCGCTCGGCCCGACGTTCGCGCTCGCGGCGGTGTACGTCACGACGCTGCTGCTGACCGAGCTGCTGACGAACAACGCGGCGGCCGCGCTCGCGTTCCCGCTGGCGATCGCGACGGCGCAGCAGCTCGGCGTGAGCGCGATGCCGTTCGCGATGGCGGTCGCGATCGCCGCGTCGTGCGGGTTCGCGACGCCGACCGGGTACCAGACGCACCTGATGGTCTACGGCGCGGGCGGCTATCGGTTCGGCGACTTCATGCGGATGGGCGCCGGGCTCGACATCGTGTGCGCGATCATCGCGACGCTGCTGATCCCGCTGGTCTTTCCGTTCTGATACGGCAGCGCGTGCGCGCGGCGGGGCCGCACGGGAGCTCACCGCGGAGGGCCACGGAGGGCCACGGAGAGATTTCGTGTCTCTCGCCCTCTTCGTCGGAGCGGTCCCCTTCTCCGCGCTGGCCTCTGCGGCCCTCTGCGGCCCTCTGCGGTGAAATCCGATCGCTTCAGCCCGGGCGATGGGATGGCCAGAGTCACAATTTGTCGATCCGTGACCATGCGTATGAGGTCACGAGTCACAATTTATCGATCCGTGACCATGCGTATGAGGTCACGAGTCACAATTTATCGATCCGTGACCATGCGTATGAGGTCACGAGTCACAATTCTCGCCTGCGACCACTTCGGGCAGAGGTCGCGAGTCAGAATTCTCGGCTTCGACCACTTCGGGCAGAGGTCGCGAGTCAGAATTCTCGCGTTCGACCAGTGCCGTCACGGGTTGGAAGTCAGAATTCTCGCTGCGACGACTCCGGCTGACCGTCGTAGCCTCGGACGTCTCGGCTTCGGCCTCTTCGCTCACCGTCGCGCGCGGCGACCGTGGCTTCGCGCGGTGCGTCGGGGGTTCGCAGCCATCGCGGACGGATCGCGCCTCCGGCACTCGGTCGTCCGCGGCGCGCCGTACTCGTTCTCTCGTGCTCGGTCGTCCGCTCAGCGAGGGCGCGCTCGGCCGAGCCGCTCACGATCCCGAGGGCATCACCCGCCGCTTCACCGCCCCGACCACGCTGCGCGCCCTGCGCATCACCCCGCCGACCTTCGCGTGTCGCTGCGCGGCGGCCGTGACCCGCGCGAACGCGCTCTCCAGCTCCGCGATCTCGCGCGGCTCGAGGCGCAGCGCCGACGCGCCCGCGTTCTGTCGCGCCTGCGCCTCGCTGCTCGCGCCCGCGATCACCGCGCTCACGCCGGGGCGCGCGAGCACCCACGCGAGCGACACCTGGCCCGGCGTCGCGCCGTGGCGCGTCGCGATCGGCTGGAGCACGTCGCGGATCGCCTCCTGGATCAGCTCGCGAACCTTCGGCGCGAAGAGCGCGGTCCCGGCGCGCCAGTCCTTGACCTCGCGGTGCGGGCCGTAGGTGCCGCAGAGCAGGCCCTGCGCGAGCGGTGAGTACGCGAGGAACCCCGCGCCCACGCGGCGCGCCGCGACGAGCCCGTCGCGCTCGACGTCGCGCGTCAGCAAGCTCAGCGGCGACTGCAGGCTCGCGAGCGGCACGTCACCGAGCGCGGCGCGCGCTTCTTCGACCTCGCGCCCCGTGAAGTTCGACACCCCGACGTGCGCCACCGCGCCCGCGCGCACCGCGTCGCGCAGCGCGGCGAACGTCTCGCGGATGGGCACCCGTCGATCACGCTGGTGCACCTGCACCAGATCGAGCCGCTCCACCCCGAGCCGCTCGAGGCTGCGCTCGATCTCGAGCAGCACCGACTCCGGGCGCGAGTCGCGCCGCACGACGAGCGGCTGCCCGTGCTCGCCGAGCGCCTGGAAGAGCGGCTCGCCGTGCTGCGAGGGGCAGTCCCAGCGCAGGCCGACCTTCGTGAGCACCTTCGGGCGCGGCCGCAGCTCCGCGATGACCTTGCCGACGACGCGCTCCGAGCGACCGAAGCCGTAGAGCGGCGCGGTGTCGATCGCGGTCACGCCGGCGTCGAGCGCGGCGCGGAGGATCGCGGCGCGGCGCGCGTCCTCGTCGGGGCCTGGCGCGGCGAAGCCCATCGCGCCGAACGTGACGACGGATACCCGCAGATCTCCGGGCCCGAGCGCTCGCTGCTCCATCCGATCGGGATCCTATCGCAGCGCGATGGCGTGATCGCCGGTTTCCGCGGGCGCTGCGCGATCTGGGATACGCTCGTCCCTCGACGGAGGACACCGTGATCGCACGCGCGCTGGTGCTCGGGACGACGCTCGCGCTGGTGGGCTGTGGCGTGCGCACGGCGCTCGACGTCGCGCCCGACGGCTCGGTGATGCCACGCGACGGCGGCGCGGGGCTCGACGCGGCGACCGTCACGTGCCGCACCGACGGCCAGTGCGACGATCGCCGCGAGTGCAACGGCGTGGAGCTCTGCATCGGCGGCCGCTGCGCGCCCGGCGAGCCGCCCCGCTGCGACGACTCGACCGAGTGCACCCACGACCAGTGCGTCGAGGGCATGGGCTGCGTGAGCGTGCCCGACGACTCGGTGTGCCCGCGGCTCATGGCGTGCGACCCGACGTTCGGGTGCTCGCCGATCCGCTGCACGAGCGACGAGGAGTGCCAGGACGGCGTCGCCTGCAACGGCTTCGAGGGCTGTGCGCCCTCGGGGCTGTGCACGCTCTCGTCTCCGCCGTCCTGCGACGACGGCGTCGAGTGCACGGTCGAGCGCTGCGCCGAGCCCGACGGTGCGTGCGAGTCGATCCCCGACGACACGCTCTGCGGCGCGGGGCGCACCTGCGATCCCGCGCGCGGCTGCGTCGCGGCGCGATGCGGGAGCGACGCGGACTGCGACGACCGGCTGTTCTGCACCGGACAGGAGCGCTGCGGCCCGGGCGGCACCTGCGTCGCGGGCACGCCGATCGCGTGCGCGGACGGCGCGGCGTGCACCGACGACGTGTGCGACGAGGGCGCGCGCGCTTGCGTGTCGCGGCCGAGCACGCGCTGTCCCGCGGGCGAGATCTGCAGCCCGGTGCCGGGTGATGCGGACGGGTGCCGGGTGGTGCCGTGCATGGGCGATGCGCAGTGCCGCGACGCGTCGGTGTGCAACGGCGAGGAGCGCTGCGTCGCGGCGCGCTGCGTGCGCGGTGCGCCGCTCGACTGCGGACCGGTCGCGGAGTGTCAGGTCGCGACGTGCAGCGACGCGGAAGGCGGGTGCGTCGTGGTCCCGCGCGCGGAGCGCGAGATCTGCACGAACGGCCTCGACGATGACTGCGACGAGCAGCGCGACTGCGAGGACGAGCCCGACTGTCGCGCGCACCCGGCGTGCGCGTGTCGTCCGAGCTCGAGGAGCGAGGTGCGCTGCGGCGACGGCGTCGACGACGACTGCGACGAGCGCATCGACTGCGACGATCCCGACTGCGCGCCCGCCCCGGCGTGCGCGCGCGGAGAGCTCTTCTGCGCCGACCTCCGCGACGACGACGGCGACGGGCTCGTCGACTGCGCGGATCCCGACTGCGCGCGCGATCCGCGCTGCGGCGCGCGCGACGCGGGCCCTCCTCCGCTCGACGCGGGCGCGCCGCGCGATGCGGGTCGGCCGCGTGACGCGGGCCCGGTCGCGAACGAGCTCGGCATCGCCGCGTGCACCAACGGCGTCGACGACGATCGCGACGGGCGCACCGACTGCAGCGATCGCGACTGCCGCCCGTTCCTGCCCGACGGCGAGTGCTGCAACGGGATCGACGACGAGCCCGGCGACGACACGCCGGCCGACGTGTTCACGTGCCGCTGCTTCGACGACTCGACGTGCGCGGGCGTGAGCGAATTCGATCAGGTGTGCTGGCGCAGCGCGTTCAGCGTGTGCGCGCCGCGCTGCAACTTCTTCGGCGGCGACGCATGGTGCCGCTCGCTGATGGTCGGCCTGCCGCGCTGCAACGTGTCGACGGGCGAGTGCGTGCCCTGACTCATGCGTCCGGCACGACGCAGACCAGGCGGCCGAGGACGGCGCCGCACACCTGACCATCGGGACACGTCTGACCGGCGCCGCAGTCGAGCGAGCACGAGGTCCCCGCGACGTCGCAGTCGGGCACCGCGGTGCCGGAGCTGGGCACCGGGCAGTCGGCGTCGGTGAAGCACGAGGGCTGGCAGGTGCCGCCCTGCTCGCCGCTCGCGAAGCCGGAGAGGCCGCACTCCGGGTAGGTCGGCCACGGCGCGGACGTCATCGTGCACGCGCTCACGCGGTAACGCCGCGAGGGATCGGGCAGGAGCACCGTGGAATCGCCAGGCGGGACCCGGACCTCGTACACGCCGGACTCGAACCCGCCACCCTCGAGGCCGACGCCACACTCGCACCCGCCACCGCCGTGCCAGTACAGATCGCGCGGGCAGGGCCCGACGGTGCAGGTCGACGGCGAGACGAGGAGCTCGACGCGCATCACGGTCGGCAGGTCGTGCGCGCGGCGCACGCGGACCCGGCGGCCAGCGACGATCGGTGAGGCACCGGCGTCGGGGACGGACGAAGTGTCGCAGGCGGCCTCGTCGCTGCCCTCGACCTCGATCGACGTGCACCCGACCTCCGCGGGCGCGGTGACGACGTCGACGTCCTCGCTGCACGAGGGCGTCGAGGGGCTCGAGAGCAGAGAGGCCTCGGTGACGCAGCCGCCGAGGAGCATCGTGATCACGAGGAGGGCGTGTGAGCGGGTCATGCGAGGAGGACACGCGAGGTGCGGATCCAGGCTCACCTCGGAAGCATTGAGCCGATCGCGCGAGGTCGGGGATCCTGACCTCGACCCGTGCCGCGCGCCGCCCGCATCGCTCCCGTGACCGAGCTGCCCGCGCCGTCGTTCGTCGACGACGCGGACCTGGTGCGCCGCGCGCGCGACGGGGATCGCTGGGCGACGGAGGCGCTCTACCGGCGCCACGCCGGCGCGGTGACGAGCGCGGTGACGCGCGTGCTCGGCCGGGTGCACGAGGCCGACGACGTGGTGCAGGACACGTTCGTGCGCGCGCTCGAGCGGCTCGATCAGGTGCGCGACGGCGTCGCGTTCCGCGCGTGGATCCAGCGCATCGCGATCACGCTCTGTCATCGCAGGTTCCGACGGCGGCGCCTGTTGCGCGCGCTGGGCCTCGACCGGGGTGACGACGACGCGACGCTCGCGGCGCACGCCGCGCACGGGAGCCGTCCCGATCTCGTCGCGGAGCTGCGCGAGATCGATGGCGCGCTCGCGACGCTCTCGGTGGCTTCACGGAGCGCGTGGATCCTCCATCGCGTCGAGGGCTGGACGCTCGAGGAGACCGCGCACGCGCTCTCGGTCTCGCTCGCCACGTGCAAGCGCAGGCTCGCCGAGGCAGACGAGCGAATCGCGCCGCTGCGGCGGCTCACGGCGGAGGACCGAGCATGAGCGACGAGCGACTGCGCGCGTCGCTGCGCGACGCCAGCGACGAGCACCGGCTGCATCACAACTGGGGGGCGATCGAGGCGCGGCGCAGCGCGCGCCCGGCGCGCGGCGCGCTCGTGATCGGCGCCGCGGCCGCATCGATCGCGCTCGTCGTCCTCGCGATCCGCGGGTCGACCCCGCGGCCCGGCCCGCTGCAGCTGGGGGACGGCGCGGAGCTCGCGTGCGCGCCGGGGCGCGACCTGGTGCTCGCCGACGGCTCGCGCGTCGACGTGGACGCGAACAGCGAGCTCGACGTGCTCGAGAACGACGCGCACGCGCTGCGGTGGTGGCTGCGCGCAGGGCGCGCACGGTTCGACGTGACGCCGGGAGGATCGAGGCGCTGGATCGTCGAGACCGGCGCGGTGGTGGTCGAGGTGCTCGGCACGTCGTTCACGGTGGCGCACGTCGACGGTGGGGTGCGGGTCGACGTCGAGCACGGCGTCGTGCTGGTGCGGGGTGACGACGTGCCGGGTGGGCTCGCGCGGCTCACCGCGGGTCGGTCGATGACGATCGGCGCGCGGCAGGCGCTCGAGACGCTCGTGGTCGCGGCGCGGTCCGAGACGCCGCCGGAGGCGACGCTCGAGACCGCGGGGCCCGAGCGCAGGCCAGCTCGCGCCACGACCGCGCCATCGCGCGAGACCGCGCCGTCCGAGGCCGTCGCGCCCGAGACCGCGCCCCCCGAGACTGCACCGGCCGAGCCCGCAGCCGCCGAGCGACGCGCGGGCGATCTGCGCGACGCCGACCTGCTGCGCTCGCAGGGGCGCGTCGCCGAAGCGGCCGCGCTGCTCGGGGACATCGCGCGCGCGCACGACGAGCCGCGTGCCGATCGCGCGCTCGCCGCGTTCACGCTCGCGCGCCTCGCGCTCGACCGCCTCGATCGACCGCGGGACGCGGCGGATGCGTTCACGCTCGCGCTGGAGCTCGGGCTCGACACCACCCTCGTCGAGGCGGCGCGCGCCCGTCGCGTCGAGGCGCTGGTGCGCGCGGGCGAGACCGCGCGCGCGACCGAGGCCGCGCGTGAGTACGTGCGTCACCATCCCGCGGGACGGTGGCGGCACCAGGTCGAGCGTTGGGTCGCGCGCTGATCGCGCTCGTGCTGTTCGCGGCGTCGACCGCGCGAGCGCAGCACGCACCACTGCGCGTGCCCGCGTGCGCCGCGGTGCACGCCGACGTCGTGCTGCTCGCGGAGCTCGTCGCGATCGAGGTCGGTGCGGAGGCGATGACCATCGAGCTCGACGCGACGCTCTGCGATCCGAGCGCGCGCACCCTCTCGTTCGTCGCTCGCGCGGAGGGCGTCGTCGCGCACGACGCGATCGCCCTGCCCTCGCGCGACGAGCTCGCGTCCACGACACGCGCGCTCGCGCTCGCGTTGGTGGAGCGCGCACGACTGGCCCTCGCGACCGCCGCTCGAATGCGCACGGCGAGCGCACCGCCCTCGCGCGTGCCGGTCGCGCCGCACGACGCGCCGCGGGCCGCGCTCGACCTCGCGGCGGGTGGCGGGCTCGCCCCGCTCTCGCTGGATGGGCTCGTCTTCGCGCAGCTCGCGATTGGCGCGACGTTCGAGGGCACTTGGATCGCGCGCGCCGCGCTCGGCGGAGGCTGGTCACGCGGCAGCGCGGACGAAGGTCGGGTCGACGTCGCCCTGCTCGGGCTCGAGCTCGCGGGGGGCTGGGTCTTCGCGCGCTCCGATGCGCTGGAGGCTGCGCTCCTCGCCCGCGCCGACGTCGGCGTCGTGCACGCGGTCGGCACCCGGCGCGACGGCAGCTCCGCGCGCACCACGACCGCGCCGTGGTGCACGCTCGGCCTCGCGCTCGAGCTCGCGTGGTGGCTCGATCCGCGCGTCGCGATCGCCGGCGCGCTCGGCGCCGACGGCGTGATCGCGGGGCTCGAGATCGTCGAGACCTCGGGCACCGCGCTCGCGCTCTCGTATCTGATCGTCGACGTCGCGCTCGGCGTGCGCATCGCGCTCTAGCCTGCAGCGCGACGCTCGCTCCCGGGCGTCAGGCGTGGACGCGCACCATGCCCTCGCGCACCAGGCGACGCACGAGCACGAGCTTGCCCGCGTCGTCGAGGTCGCCCGGGAGATCCTCGATCACGAAGTCGGGCGTCTCGAGCGCGAAGCGCGCCGGCTCCGCCGCGTGCTCGGGCAGGCGCATCTCCGCGCCGTAGCACGAGACGATGAACTGACCGTCGCGGATCCTCCAGCGATAGACGAGGTTCGGACGCGCGCCCGCGCGATCCTTCACGCTCAGCTTGGGCAGGCGGAGGATCTGCTCCATCTGTCCCTCGAGCAGCGCGTGGCGCGTCGAGACGAGGTCGTCCGCGAAGTGATCCATCGCGGCGTCGAAGTCGACGCGCTCGGCCACGCGCTTCATGAGCGACTGGAAGAACTCGCGCGACCGCGCGCGATCGAACTCGGTCTGCGCGTAGCCGACGGGGAGCGAGCGGCGGAAGTCCGCGTCACCGAGCGCGACCTTCGCGACGGCCTCGAGGAGCAGCTCGGTCCAGCTCGTCGCGAGCGCGCCGAGCGTGATGTGCAGCGTCTCGCCCTCGCGCGTCTGCGCGTCGTGCATCACGCCGCGCGGGAGATAGAGCATGTCGCCGGGGTGCAGATCGAACTCCGCGGTGACCTCGCCCTTCGGCGTCTCGTCGCGGCGGAACGGCTGGCCCTTGAAGGGCAGCTCGACCGGCGTGTTGTAGAGGATCCAGTGCTTCGTCCCGTGGATCTGCAGGATGAAGACGTCGTGCGAGTCGTAGTGCGTGGGGAAGCCCTGCGCGTTGCTCGGCGTGCAGTAGATGTTGCACTGGAAGCGCGTGCTGATGTCGCGCTCGAGCGAGCGACAGAGATCGGCCAGCGGCGGGATGAACCCCTCGAGCTGGTTGAAGACGATCGTCCCGCCGTCCGCGAACTGCTGGTAGAGGCGCGCCGAGTCGACGCTGTTGTTCGGGAACGTGTACTCGCTCGCGTCGACCTGCCGCGCGGCGTTCGCGATGAAGCACTGCGGGTGCATCAGCGCCTGCGTGGTGATCACGTGATCGAACGCGCGCAGGCTGAGGAGGTCGGCGTAGTAGTCGCGCTGCTCGCGACGGATGACGAGCGGCTTGCGCTCCCAGTGCTCGGCGTAGAACTGCTCCGGCGTGATCGGAGCGATGAGCTTGCGGAACGCGTACGTGCTCTCGGCCATGAACCCTCTTACGAAGACGGGCTCAGGATCTTCGCGCCGAGAGTGAAACGTCAACGACGAGGATCGCGCACGTCGGAGCACACGCGCCGAGGAGTGTCCAAAGATCGGCTCGTCCGCTCAGGACCGCACGCTCTCGCGCGGGCCCTGCGCCGGCGAGCGCTGACTGCATGATCTTGGCAATCGAATCGCGAACGTGGATCCATCGTCGAGAAGCCCGCGATGCCCGATCACGACAGCAAGAAGCCGCGACCGACGCTCACCCCCGGCGACATCGTCACGCACCGGCTCGGACGGCGCGGCGCGCTCGGCGCGCTCGGCGCGCTCGGCGCGGCATCGGTGATCGCGTCACCCGCGCCCGCCGAGGCGAAGGCGAGCGACAGCGATCCCCAGGATCCGCCGGGCCGCGGGCGAACCGGGTTCACCGATCGCGACAGCGGGCCGGGCGCCGACGGCGCGGGCCGCGGGGTGTGCGCGGAGCGCGGCTGGAGCGACAGCGATCCGAACGATGCGGCGGGACGCGGGCGCGGGCCCTGTCACTGAGCGCTCGGGACCCGCGCCAACGTCACGACCACGTTCACGACCACGACCACGTTCACGACCACGTTCACGACCACGACCACGTTCACGATCACGACCACGTTCGCGGCGACGACGACGGCGCACGTGATCGTGGTCGTCGACGTGGTCGTGGTCGTGGTCGGTCTTTTCTTTTCCCGTCGGGCCGCTCGCGATCACTCCATCACGGGCCGCGACCAGTGCGGCGCGATCGGCAGCCGCTCGCGCGTGACGAGGTGCACGTCGAGGTGCTCGAGCTCGACCACGCCCGCCCACTGCCACACCTGCTCGAGCGCGAGATCGACGTCGGCGATCACCCGCCCTTCGGAGTCGAGCAGCACGCGCAGCGCGACCTCCGCGTCCTCGATGCGCTCGGTGCCGAGGCGATGCGTCTGTCCGTCGGGCAGCACCATGCGCCAGTCGAGCTCGAGGTCGACCGTCGTGAGCGCGCGCGCCTCGCTCGTGCTCGCCCACGAGACGTGCGCCTCGACGGGGCCGACCGCGCGCACTCGGATCTCGTCGAAGCTCAGGCCGTTCGGGGGAAGACGCTCCGCGGGAACGTCGACGCGCTCGAACGCGAAGAGAAGGCTCTCGAGCACCAGCGTGCGCGCGCCGTGCGCGCCGATCGTCGCCTCGCCGTAGTCGACGACCAGCGGGATCGGAGCGCCGACCGCCTCGCTGAGCGGGAGGCGCATGACGACCTCGGCGTCGCTGTGGACGCCGACGACGTCGAGCGCGGGAGACGACTCGAGGCGCGCGATCAACGTCTCGGGCGGTGAAGTCTCGGGCGCGGCGCTGGCCGTGGAGAGGCCACAGCCGGTGAGGGGAATGCTCGCGAGGGCACAGCAGAGCGAGATCGCCCTCGCACGTGGAGCGAGCATCGGAGGCATCGGTTCCTCGTTCGCCGTCGCGATCCGGCGGACGCGAGGGGCGCGTCACGGCGCGACGACGGCCTTGAGGTAGCCCTCGTGACGCAATGCGTCAAGCGATGATTTGCCAGTGAAATGTTCCATAGCTCCGATGTGTGCCACGCGTCGCGTCAGAGTTTCGGACGCGTTGCGTCAAGCGGGAGGCGCCCCGTCCGAGCGCGACGACGTGCGCGCCCTTCGGACGAGCGCGCGCGCGACGAGCGCGAGCACGACGAGCACCACGAGCGCCGTCGCGACCGCCGAGTACGCGCGCGCCCACGCGAGCATCTCGTCCCAGCTCTCGCCGACGGTCCACCCGACGCCGAGCAGGACCCCGTTCCACACCGCCGCGCTGAGCCCACCCCAGAGCACGACCGCCGGCCAGGGCAGCCGCGCGATGCCCGCGCCGACGAAGAAGAACGCGCGAAGCGCCGGCACGAAGCGGTTGATCGCGAGGTACACCGCGCCGTGCTTCTCGTAGCGCGCGGTGATCTGCTCGATCGCGCGCGTCGTGCGCGGTCCGCACAGCCAGCGCGGCCTGCGCTCCGGCGACGACACCGCGCGCCCGAAGCCGTACGCGATCATCCCGCCGCCGATGGCTCCGGCGTTGAGCGCGAGGTACACCCACGCCGCGCTCCAGTCCGCGGTCGCG includes:
- a CDS encoding DedA family protein, with product MRWLERSEGPLGYVVLALASLVEYVVPPFPGDTVALFGIFLAATADWSAAWVYLALNAGAIGGGMIAYGFGRAVSSPERRPRWLCGPRTTRAIEQITARYEKHGAVYLAINRFVPALRAFFFVGAGIARLPWPAVVLWGGLSAAVWNGVLLGVGWTVGESWDEMLAWARAYSAVATALVVLVVLALVARALVRRARTSSRSDGAPPA
- a CDS encoding FecR family protein, with protein sequence MSDERLRASLRDASDEHRLHHNWGAIEARRSARPARGALVIGAAAASIALVVLAIRGSTPRPGPLQLGDGAELACAPGRDLVLADGSRVDVDANSELDVLENDAHALRWWLRAGRARFDVTPGGSRRWIVETGAVVVEVLGTSFTVAHVDGGVRVDVEHGVVLVRGDDVPGGLARLTAGRSMTIGARQALETLVVAARSETPPEATLETAGPERRPARATTAPSRETAPSEAVAPETAPPETAPAEPAAAERRAGDLRDADLLRSQGRVAEAAALLGDIARAHDEPRADRALAAFTLARLALDRLDRPRDAADAFTLALELGLDTTLVEAARARRVEALVRAGETARATEAAREYVRHHPAGRWRHQVERWVAR
- a CDS encoding aldo/keto reductase is translated as MEQRALGPGDLRVSVVTFGAMGFAAPGPDEDARRAAILRAALDAGVTAIDTAPLYGFGRSERVVGKVIAELRPRPKVLTKVGLRWDCPSQHGEPLFQALGEHGQPLVVRRDSRPESVLLEIERSLERLGVERLDLVQVHQRDRRVPIRETFAALRDAVRAGAVAHVGVSNFTGREVEEARAALGDVPLASLQSPLSLLTRDVERDGLVAARRVGAGFLAYSPLAQGLLCGTYGPHREVKDWRAGTALFAPKVRELIQEAIRDVLQPIATRHGATPGQVSLAWVLARPGVSAVIAGASSEAQARQNAGASALRLEPREIAELESAFARVTAAAQRHAKVGGVMRRARSVVGAVKRRVMPSGS
- a CDS encoding RNA polymerase sigma factor, whose product is MTELPAPSFVDDADLVRRARDGDRWATEALYRRHAGAVTSAVTRVLGRVHEADDVVQDTFVRALERLDQVRDGVAFRAWIQRIAITLCHRRFRRRRLLRALGLDRGDDDATLAAHAAHGSRPDLVAELREIDGALATLSVASRSAWILHRVEGWTLEETAHALSVSLATCKRRLAEADERIAPLRRLTAEDRA
- a CDS encoding SLC13 family permease, translating into MGWEGYVTCGVVAALVVALARNLASADALLLGAATVLSTLRIFSDRFLDPRDVASSLGNQGLVTVAALFVVAAGLAHSGGSSRIGAPILGRPRSTLVAQVRMMLPVTAVSAFLNNTTVVAAFLPVVKDWARTYRLDVTRLLMPLSYAAVLGGVCTLIGTSTNIVVQGLMIDAGMPPMGMFSLTPIGIAIAVAGIVYVVIASRILLPSRTPAAERLANPREYTVEMEVEKGSPLDGTSVEKAGLRQLPGLFLAEVERGDDVEPAVGPEFVLRGGDRLIFVGLVQSVADLTNVRGLVPVADGDGIELDVPRTDRIFCEAVVSVTSPMVGKSIRDGRFRSRYGAAVLAVHRNGELIKRKVGDIVLQPGDTLLVEGPPRFLEEQRDRGDFFLVSAVEGRAPVRHDRGWIAIAILGAVVLGGALEPWTNLDVLPFALAGGALMIVTGCCTMEQARRSIDWSVLFSIAGALVVARTLESTGAAAVMASGVVAIAQPLGPTFALAAVYVTTLLLTELLTNNAAAALAFPLAIATAQQLGVSAMPFAMAVAIAASCGFATPTGYQTHLMVYGAGGYRFGDFMRMGAGLDIVCAIIATLLIPLVFPF
- a CDS encoding cupin domain-containing protein gives rise to the protein MAESTYAFRKLIAPITPEQFYAEHWERKPLVIRREQRDYYADLLSLRAFDHVITTQALMHPQCFIANAARQVDASEYTFPNNSVDSARLYQQFADGGTIVFNQLEGFIPPLADLCRSLERDISTRFQCNIYCTPSNAQGFPTHYDSHDVFILQIHGTKHWILYNTPVELPFKGQPFRRDETPKGEVTAEFDLHPGDMLYLPRGVMHDAQTREGETLHITLGALATSWTELLLEAVAKVALGDADFRRSLPVGYAQTEFDRARSREFFQSLMKRVAERVDFDAAMDHFADDLVSTRHALLEGQMEQILRLPKLSVKDRAGARPNLVYRWRIRDGQFIVSCYGAEMRLPEHAAEPARFALETPDFVIEDLPGDLDDAGKLVLVRRLVREGMVRVHA